One stretch of Dissulfurimicrobium hydrothermale DNA includes these proteins:
- a CDS encoding response regulator has translation MMQGRILIVDDEQNILHAIKRLLRKESYEISTAVSGEEALAFLNDHQVDVIISDHRMPGMSGIEFLEHAKGLCPLSVRIILSGYADLKTVTEAINRGYIYKFILKPWDDEEFKAAIREAINVAHLQNENYRLTEELKIKNERLQWLNNNLEDEIEKRTQELQMRNMVLERFHYIIHQMPIGFIGLGDDKRIAFANNWAYVHIGRLKDLLDQDIEAVLGTDAASRLDGLTHGEGPLSMTVDIDGMNDPIEMRGTVVRYPDGAYGYLLIFIDHPISSLKEKGASHGDT, from the coding sequence ATGATGCAAGGCCGCATCCTCATAGTTGATGATGAACAAAATATCCTCCATGCCATAAAGCGCCTACTGCGCAAGGAAAGTTATGAAATCAGCACGGCGGTGAGTGGGGAAGAGGCACTCGCCTTCTTAAACGACCATCAAGTGGATGTGATAATATCTGACCATAGGATGCCCGGGATGAGCGGAATAGAGTTTTTGGAACACGCAAAAGGGCTTTGTCCCCTGTCCGTAAGGATAATCCTTAGCGGGTATGCAGACCTCAAGACCGTCACCGAGGCCATCAATCGCGGATATATATACAAATTCATATTGAAGCCCTGGGATGACGAGGAATTCAAGGCCGCCATACGCGAGGCCATAAACGTCGCCCATCTCCAAAATGAGAATTACAGGCTAACCGAGGAACTGAAGATAAAAAATGAAAGGCTTCAATGGCTCAACAACAATCTGGAAGATGAGATCGAAAAGAGGACACAGGAGCTCCAGATGCGAAACATGGTCCTCGAGAGATTTCACTATATCATACACCAGATGCCGATAGGCTTTATTGGGTTGGGGGATGATAAGAGGATCGCATTTGCAAACAACTGGGCCTACGTACACATCGGCAGACTGAAGGATCTGTTGGATCAAGACATCGAGGCGGTTCTTGGTACGGATGCGGCCTCTAGGCTCGATGGCCTTACACATGGGGAAGGTCCTCTATCAATGACCGTCGATATCGACGGGATGAACGATCCGATCGAGATGCGTGGCACGGTGGTAAGGTATCCGGATGGGGCTTACGGCTATTTATTGATCTTCATCGACCATCCCATATCCTCTTTGAAAGAAAAGGGCGCCAGCCATGGAGACACCTGA
- a CDS encoding ATP-binding protein, producing the protein MTRDGRILYLNRYGRQYLGLGDPASDGANLSVFFPSQRAWDRFIKEIDTQGEVGGLELEWRRGDGKKTFVNIFACLEEVEGASYISGHICDLEGINRLLPVLKNSRDKFRNIFDAIPDLILGIDREYKIVSANRAAARWLGKDVKDVIGLSCSELFARETTCPRMSGDKCPAEIAFKSGRMFNTDVLLKDSEGRIRWFSAHAFPVLDDNEETRQVTLFLRDITSQKEAERQVTLLNQELKQTLADLTEKNSRLNAALNSLKETQAHLLQSEKMSSIGQLAAGVAHEINNPVGFVSSNLHTLLSYSKDLVEIIRLYLSLDEKISKAQGVPEDAIALIATIKRRREEIDLDFLLKDMNDLILQSIEGTERVKKIVADLKDFSHVDQAELKDVDINRCLESTITIVWNEIKYKAVLKKNYGELPTIIGYPQQLNQVFMNILVNAAQAIKGKGEITVTTRAVDKPRRGVEVEIKDTGEGIPEDVMPRIFDPFFTTKSVGKGTGLGLHVSYKIVKRHKGEIRVESTPGKGSIFTVFLPILNEDELGDAEEDDARPHPHS; encoded by the coding sequence ATGACAAGGGACGGGCGGATACTATATCTCAACCGATATGGCAGACAATACCTCGGACTTGGAGATCCAGCGTCGGATGGCGCGAACCTGTCAGTCTTTTTCCCTTCGCAAAGGGCGTGGGATAGATTCATCAAAGAGATAGATACGCAAGGAGAGGTCGGCGGTCTCGAGCTTGAATGGAGACGCGGCGACGGCAAAAAGACATTCGTAAATATATTTGCATGTCTCGAAGAGGTTGAAGGCGCTTCATACATATCAGGGCATATCTGCGACCTTGAGGGAATCAACAGGCTTTTGCCGGTGCTGAAGAACAGCCGCGACAAATTTCGAAATATATTTGACGCCATACCCGACCTGATCCTTGGCATAGATAGAGAATACAAAATAGTCTCTGCAAACAGGGCCGCAGCCAGATGGCTTGGCAAGGACGTAAAAGATGTAATAGGCCTGTCATGTAGCGAACTCTTCGCAAGAGAGACGACCTGCCCCAGGATGTCGGGCGACAAATGCCCTGCCGAGATCGCCTTTAAGTCAGGACGAATGTTCAATACAGATGTGCTGTTAAAAGACAGCGAGGGTCGGATCAGATGGTTTTCCGCCCACGCATTTCCGGTCTTAGACGACAATGAAGAGACAAGACAGGTCACGCTTTTTTTAAGGGACATCACCTCTCAAAAGGAAGCTGAAAGACAGGTCACGCTTCTAAACCAAGAATTGAAGCAGACTCTTGCAGATCTGACGGAAAAAAATTCAAGGCTTAATGCGGCGTTGAATAGCCTCAAAGAGACCCAGGCCCATCTTTTACAGTCAGAAAAGATGTCGTCCATCGGTCAACTTGCCGCAGGGGTGGCCCACGAGATAAACAACCCTGTCGGCTTTGTAAGCAGCAACCTCCACACCCTTCTTTCATACAGCAAAGATTTGGTCGAAATCATAAGGCTCTACCTGTCGCTAGATGAGAAGATCTCAAAGGCTCAAGGGGTGCCTGAAGACGCCATTGCACTTATCGCGACCATCAAAAGGCGAAGGGAAGAAATAGACCTTGATTTCCTACTGAAAGATATGAATGACCTGATACTCCAAAGTATCGAAGGTACAGAAAGGGTAAAGAAGATCGTCGCCGACTTGAAGGACTTCTCCCATGTGGACCAGGCCGAACTCAAGGATGTAGATATAAACCGCTGTCTTGAGAGCACGATAACCATCGTGTGGAACGAGATCAAATACAAGGCCGTCTTGAAAAAGAACTACGGCGAATTGCCGACCATTATCGGATATCCCCAGCAATTAAACCAAGTATTCATGAACATCCTTGTAAATGCTGCTCAGGCAATAAAAGGCAAGGGAGAGATCACGGTGACCACCAGGGCGGTTGACAAGCCCAGGCGTGGGGTTGAGGTCGAGATCAAAGATACTGGCGAAGGCATACCAGAAGATGTCATGCCAAGGATTTTTGACCCGTTTTTTACCACAAAATCCGTTGGCAAAGGCACAGGGCTTGGACTCCATGTCTCATACAAGATCGTCAAGAGGCATAAGGGCGAGATAAGGGTCGAGAGCACACCTGGAAAAGGCTCAATATTTACAGTCTTTCTTCCCATATTAAATGAAGATGAACTAGGAGACGCCGAAGAAGATGATGCAAGGCCGCATCCTCATAGTTGA
- a CDS encoding FmdE family protein — protein sequence MSVETLNEIQGAVGSFEELLTESVRLHGHLCAGQVIGVRLAMLGLRLLGITDPKGRDRKNLVVYVEIDRCATDAIQSVTGCSLGKRSLKWMDFGIMAATFVHLPTKRAFRILAREEAREIAKNYCPEIEDRYRQQLEAYKRMRDDELFDVQEVKVDIPECDLPGRPLRRVRCSRCGEYVQDCRDVERDGEVLCRACAGSRYYEAASKMSI from the coding sequence ATGTCGGTAGAGACTCTAAATGAGATCCAGGGTGCTGTCGGCTCTTTTGAAGAGCTACTTACCGAATCGGTAAGGCTCCACGGGCATCTGTGCGCAGGGCAAGTGATAGGGGTCAGGCTAGCTATGCTGGGGCTCAGGCTGCTTGGTATCACCGACCCGAAGGGCAGGGACAGGAAGAATCTGGTTGTCTATGTGGAGATAGACCGGTGCGCTACAGATGCGATCCAGTCTGTAACCGGCTGTTCCCTTGGGAAGAGGTCGCTTAAGTGGATGGATTTTGGCATAATGGCCGCTACATTTGTTCATCTGCCGACAAAAAGGGCATTCAGGATCCTGGCAAGGGAAGAGGCCCGTGAGATTGCCAAAAACTACTGTCCTGAGATAGAAGACAGATACCGTCAGCAGCTTGAGGCATATAAACGTATGCGCGACGATGAGCTTTTTGATGTCCAGGAGGTGAAGGTTGATATCCCGGAATGTGACCTCCCTGGTAGACCCTTGAGGCGCGTAAGGTGCAGCCGTTGCGGGGAATATGTTCAGGACTGTCGAGATGTGGAAAGAGATGGTGAGGTATTGTGTCGTGCCTGTGCCGGCAGCCGTTATTATGAGGCCGCATCAAAGATGTCCATCTGA